The following proteins are encoded in a genomic region of Bacillus sp. FJAT-22090:
- a CDS encoding ImmA/IrrE family metallo-endopeptidase: protein MDYERLIIEYPHIKIIEDPTMPKGLGGIYIDKRIYINKLKNSYEKHGILAEELGHYETTYGDITDLNLVQNQKLELVARRWGYEKVVSLEKLIECYELRKITLEDVCVHIEITADYLKKSIDYYVDKYGLKKVYKGYEITFDPLNIKPIDTIKF from the coding sequence GTGGATTATGAACGATTGATAATTGAATACCCGCATATAAAGATTATTGAAGATCCAACAATGCCTAAAGGTCTCGGTGGTATATATATAGATAAAAGGATATATATAAATAAGCTAAAAAATAGTTATGAAAAACATGGTATTCTTGCAGAAGAATTGGGACATTACGAAACGACATACGGGGACATTACCGATTTAAATCTAGTCCAAAATCAAAAATTAGAACTCGTTGCTAGAAGATGGGGATATGAAAAAGTTGTATCACTCGAAAAGCTGATAGAATGTTATGAGCTGAGGAAAATTACCTTAGAGGATGTTTGTGTTCATATCGAAATAACTGCAGATTACTTAAAAAAATCGATTGATTATTATGTCGATAAATACGGACTGAAAAAAGTTTACAAAGGATATGAAATCACTTTTGATCCGCTGAATATTAAACCCATAGATACCATAAAGTTTTAA